One Halorarum halophilum DNA window includes the following coding sequences:
- a CDS encoding DUF7288 family protein, translating to MRAQAHTLEGLIAGLIVLSSLTFALQAMAVTPLTASTSSQHIENQQRASTTGLLNAAADSGALKRAVLYWDDTERTFHGSNQTGYYVSNSELSRFTFGRMLTNAYDGRGIAFNVYVNYQLADGDVRSKRLVYRGEPSDNAITARKWITLTDGDRLYDVDEQPTGTELNSSSTFYAPDVRSGHLYNVVQVEVVVWRI from the coding sequence ATGCGAGCACAGGCCCACACCCTTGAGGGACTCATCGCCGGGCTCATCGTGTTGAGTAGTCTCACCTTCGCGCTCCAGGCGATGGCGGTCACACCGCTAACGGCGAGTACGTCGAGTCAGCACATCGAGAATCAGCAACGGGCGTCGACGACTGGACTACTGAATGCGGCAGCGGATTCAGGCGCACTGAAGCGCGCGGTCCTCTACTGGGACGACACGGAACGCACCTTCCATGGCAGCAATCAGACGGGCTACTACGTCTCAAACAGCGAGTTGAGCAGGTTCACCTTCGGGCGAATGCTGACGAATGCGTACGACGGCCGAGGCATCGCCTTTAACGTCTACGTGAATTATCAACTGGCTGACGGCGACGTCCGCAGCAAGCGACTCGTCTATCGCGGTGAACCGAGCGACAACGCCATCACTGCTCGCAAGTGGATCACGCTGACCGATGGCGACCGGTTGTACGATGTTGACGAACAGCCAACTGGAACGGAACTGAATTCGAGTTCCACGTTCTATGCACCTGACGTCAGGAGTGGCCACCTCTACAATGTCGTCCAAGTGGAGGTGGTCGTATGGCGGATATGA
- a CDS encoding DUF7287 family protein, whose translation MDFGIGAGIFLLVVAFTVAFIPSMFQPFDQGLQEETVAADRVTDHLADGILAHPADQGTLDIACTAAFFDNSRDDTSCRFDNAEPLGERVGVSDRIRVRVTVIADATDDGTTGTVCLADDGNPNNVGRVGERTDEGVIAANGDNLGQCEVPFELGGTSPSETGSVVSARRFVSIGTLDAALIVRSW comes from the coding sequence GTGGACTTCGGCATCGGGGCCGGTATCTTCCTACTTGTCGTCGCCTTCACCGTTGCCTTCATTCCCAGTATGTTCCAGCCGTTCGATCAGGGGCTCCAGGAGGAGACGGTCGCCGCGGACCGCGTTACGGACCACCTCGCGGACGGAATACTTGCTCATCCAGCGGATCAAGGCACACTCGACATCGCCTGTACCGCGGCATTCTTCGATAACTCGCGCGACGACACCAGCTGTCGGTTCGACAACGCGGAACCGTTGGGCGAACGGGTCGGTGTCAGTGATCGAATTCGGGTGCGCGTGACAGTCATCGCCGACGCTACCGACGATGGAACGACCGGAACGGTCTGTCTCGCGGACGATGGAAACCCGAACAACGTCGGTCGCGTCGGTGAACGAACGGACGAAGGCGTCATCGCCGCGAATGGGGACAATCTCGGTCAATGCGAAGTCCCGTTTGAACTCGGTGGGACCTCACCCTCGGAGACCGGCTCGGTGGTATCGGCGCGGCGATTCGTGAGCATCGGCACCCTGGACGCCGCTCTCATTGTCAGGTCGTGGTGA